In the genome of Paenibacillus pabuli, one region contains:
- a CDS encoding NUDIX hydrolase, which yields MNTIKKFKPYKGLVWMFYVNSRAIIERINNEAMEVVIQKRTKTDSSFQFELPGGRIEPFESLVQALVREVKEETGLNVYEIEGTETRIDTTGINPEFEVECLQPFAAYQTIKGPIDSVGYYFRCKASGDLLEAGDETIDIQWIDIKKLNNLFMENPLAFSDVDRAGIKYYLNHQGF from the coding sequence ATGAACACTATAAAAAAATTTAAACCTTATAAAGGACTGGTTTGGATGTTCTATGTTAACTCAAGAGCTATCATTGAAAGAATTAATAATGAAGCTATGGAAGTCGTTATACAAAAAAGAACAAAGACAGATTCTTCTTTTCAGTTTGAACTTCCTGGAGGTAGAATTGAACCGTTTGAATCGTTGGTCCAAGCTCTGGTAAGAGAGGTTAAAGAAGAAACGGGTTTAAATGTTTACGAAATAGAAGGCACTGAAACAAGAATTGATACAACTGGAATTAATCCTGAATTTGAAGTGGAGTGTCTTCAACCATTCGCTGCTTATCAAACCATTAAGGGACCAATTGATTCTGTTGGATATTATTTTAGATGTAAGGCAAGTGGAGATTTGTTAGAAGCGGGTGACGAAACAATAGATATTCAATGGATTGATATTAAGAAACTAAATAATTTATTCATGGAGAATCCATTAGCTTTTTCCGATGTTGATCGTGCTGGAATTAAGTATTACCTGAATCATCAAGGATTTTGA
- a CDS encoding GNAT family N-acetyltransferase translates to MLIRLIPTTRENWKDALNLQVQANQNHYVPSVAVSLAKVHIRPDGDEYKYLPFCIYNTEDMLVGFVMITVDETTAWSYWLNGFMIDVSYQGKGYGRATIDSVIGYIKENYVHSKCLNLTVCAENDVARKLYEKMGFAETGDVYDDEIVYRFVF, encoded by the coding sequence ATTTTGATCAGATTAATACCTACTACAAGAGAGAACTGGAAAGATGCATTAAACTTACAAGTTCAAGCCAATCAAAATCATTATGTTCCATCAGTAGCCGTGTCCCTAGCGAAAGTACACATTCGTCCAGATGGGGATGAGTACAAGTATCTGCCATTTTGCATATATAATACGGAGGATATGTTAGTGGGTTTTGTCATGATCACAGTCGATGAAACAACAGCTTGGTCCTATTGGTTAAATGGTTTTATGATCGATGTAAGTTATCAAGGCAAGGGATATGGAAGAGCAACGATAGATTCGGTAATTGGATATATAAAAGAGAACTATGTCCATAGCAAGTGTTTGAATTTAACGGTATGTGCAGAGAATGACGTTGCCAGAAAGCTTTATGAGAAAATGGGGTTTGCTGAGACCGGAGACGTATATGATGACGAAATTGTATATCGATTCGTTTTTTAA
- a CDS encoding polysaccharide deacetylase family protein has translation MFKAKLVKAVMSVALLSTLFTIPILPSANAADASCPNGYVGLTFDDGPSSNTTNVLNALKQAGLRATMFNVGQNAQNNQSLVSAQVAAGMWIGNHSYTHPNMTTLSSSQMSSEITRTQQTIQSIIGTSPKLFRPPYGATNATLKSVISQNGLTEVLWNVDSQDWNGATTAQIVAAVNRMQSGDVILMHDQYQTTLQAIPQIAQNLKSRGLCSGMISSSTGRAVAPDGGTTNPPSTGTKVEAENMTKGGQYTGNISSPFNGVVLYANNDLVKYTQYFASGTHNFSLRGASSNSNMARVDLKIGGQTKGTFYFGGSSPAVYTLNNISHGTGNQEIQLIVTADDGTWDVYLDYLEIN, from the coding sequence ATGTTCAAAGCAAAACTTGTAAAGGCAGTAATGTCTGTTGCGCTCTTAAGTACGTTGTTCACTATCCCGATCCTGCCTTCCGCCAACGCGGCCGATGCCAGTTGTCCAAACGGTTATGTAGGTTTGACTTTCGATGATGGTCCAAGCAGCAACACAACAAACGTGCTCAATGCATTGAAGCAGGCGGGCTTGCGTGCAACGATGTTCAATGTGGGACAAAACGCGCAAAACAATCAATCTCTGGTTAGTGCGCAGGTGGCCGCGGGCATGTGGATTGGTAACCATTCCTACACGCATCCTAATATGACAACATTGAGCAGCTCCCAGATGTCTTCGGAAATCACTCGGACACAGCAGACGATCCAGTCTATTATCGGAACTTCACCGAAGCTGTTCAGACCGCCTTACGGCGCAACCAACGCAACCTTGAAATCCGTTATCAGTCAGAACGGTCTTACCGAAGTGCTGTGGAACGTGGATTCCCAGGACTGGAATGGCGCCACCACCGCCCAGATCGTAGCCGCAGTGAACAGGATGCAAAGTGGTGACGTTATTCTGATGCATGATCAATACCAGACGACACTGCAAGCGATTCCGCAGATTGCGCAAAATCTGAAGAGCCGCGGCCTTTGCTCCGGCATGATCTCTTCGAGTACGGGACGGGCGGTTGCCCCTGATGGAGGCACGACTAATCCTCCAAGCACCGGAACAAAAGTGGAAGCCGAGAATATGACCAAAGGCGGCCAGTATACCGGCAATATCAGCTCGCCATTTAACGGAGTTGTTCTGTACGCTAATAACGATTTGGTCAAATACACGCAGTATTTTGCAAGCGGCACCCACAATTTTTCACTCCGCGGGGCATCAAGTAATTCCAACATGGCCAGAGTCGACTTGAAGATCGGCGGCCAGACGAAGGGAACCTTTTACTTCGGCGGAAGCAGTCCTGCGGTCTACACCCTTAACAATATCAGTCATGGGACCGGAAACCAGGAGATTCAGCTTATTGTGACAGCGGATGACGGGACATGGGATGTTTACCTCGATTATTTGGAGATAAATTAA
- a CDS encoding NIPSNAP family protein, whose protein sequence is MIYRRKTYVVASSFVEEFNALFNDILLPSQLKYGARLIGRWHQHMDDETSEIFAMWEYDTFEQYEEIEHKIKSDNEHIIRVQERFDQIGRNRYKEVFRKDIKQDFFESTVAREKTILKTLCN, encoded by the coding sequence ATGATATATCGGAGGAAGACATATGTTGTAGCATCTTCATTCGTAGAAGAGTTTAATGCTTTATTTAATGATATTTTATTACCTTCACAACTCAAGTACGGAGCGAGATTGATTGGAAGATGGCATCAGCATATGGATGATGAAACCAGTGAGATCTTTGCGATGTGGGAATATGATACGTTTGAACAGTATGAAGAGATAGAACACAAGATCAAATCTGACAACGAACACATAATTCGAGTACAAGAACGTTTTGATCAAATTGGAAGAAATAGATACAAGGAAGTATTTCGAAAAGATATTAAGCAAGATTTCTTTGAATCAACAGTTGCCAGAGAGAAGACAATTTTAAAGACATTGTGTAACTAA
- a CDS encoding GNAT family N-acetyltransferase — MVYNDLNKTMTTERLMLRLFTKADAETVTRLCNDYNIFKSTLTLPYPYTLDCALSWIEHHNENFDVDKLYEFAICDRKTGDLYGAIALSNQQRYDNGELSYWVGQSYWGKGYATEAAKAMLDFAFDVKKYHKVYARHFASNPASGQVIQKIGMNKEGILRDHVKKEDRYEDLIYYGVVRNKMKE, encoded by the coding sequence ATGGTGTACAACGATCTCAATAAAACGATGACCACAGAGAGGTTAATGTTAAGATTATTTACGAAAGCAGATGCTGAAACCGTTACCAGACTATGTAATGACTACAACATTTTTAAAAGCACACTTACATTACCTTACCCATATACATTAGATTGTGCATTGTCTTGGATAGAGCACCATAACGAAAATTTTGATGTGGATAAATTATATGAATTTGCTATTTGTGATAGGAAAACAGGTGATTTGTATGGTGCAATCGCCTTATCTAATCAACAACGTTACGATAACGGTGAGTTATCTTATTGGGTTGGTCAGTCGTATTGGGGAAAGGGGTATGCAACAGAAGCTGCTAAAGCCATGTTAGACTTCGCTTTTGATGTGAAAAAGTATCATAAGGTATACGCTCGGCACTTTGCTTCTAACCCGGCATCCGGACAAGTTATACAGAAGATTGGCATGAACAAAGAAGGGATACTGAGGGATCATGTCAAGAAAGAAGACCGATATGAGGATCTGATTTACTACGGAGTAGTGAGAAATAAAATGAAAGAATAA
- a CDS encoding NUDIX hydrolase: MKFIVSASVIVLNENNEILLMKGRRGWEMPQGCVEEGETISQAAIREVKEETGIDIELIKFCGLYQNTTRGVCNNIFTGKPIGGTLTTSIESDEVGFFSLEQANEMITWGNFKERIHKALDESTHPILVEFSE, encoded by the coding sequence ATGAAATTTATCGTTTCTGCAAGTGTGATTGTCCTTAATGAGAACAATGAAATCTTGTTGATGAAGGGACGGAGAGGCTGGGAAATGCCTCAAGGCTGTGTGGAAGAAGGCGAAACTATCTCACAAGCAGCCATTCGAGAGGTGAAGGAAGAGACTGGCATTGATATTGAACTTATTAAGTTTTGTGGCCTGTATCAGAATACTACGCGGGGAGTATGTAACAATATATTCACTGGAAAACCAATTGGAGGAACGCTAACTACAAGTATTGAAAGTGATGAGGTTGGTTTCTTTTCATTAGAACAAGCCAATGAAATGATAACCTGGGGGAATTTTAAGGAGAGAATTCACAAAGCATTGGATGAGAGCACTCATCCCATTTTAGTTGAGTTCTCTGAATAA
- a CDS encoding GNAT family N-acetyltransferase: protein MNILIPSLDLIKEIELSEIDYMTDRMLAIQGRDNNPEGIEIQQFGNAICFYSKTMPWPAFNTVKGLTNNDLEHMDAIIDFYRQRDRKVQFEVIPSVVDQNFLKRLTDSGLYTSGFHSSLIIKPEEKNNHSDHIRVQELEEDQFELYATIHCRGTGLSDDGIPYVAQNNKVLYYRSGWKFYIAYVNDIPAAVSVLFIKNQKASLTFAATLPEFRNQGVHQQLLNRRITEALNKECNLVVGQCSFLSQSHRNMEHVGMKLGYIRTAWSER from the coding sequence ATGAATATACTAATTCCATCCTTAGATTTAATTAAAGAAATTGAACTCTCGGAAATCGATTATATGACAGATCGGATGCTTGCTATACAAGGACGGGACAACAATCCGGAAGGCATTGAGATTCAGCAATTTGGAAATGCCATCTGTTTCTACAGTAAGACCATGCCTTGGCCTGCTTTTAATACGGTGAAGGGCTTAACAAATAATGATCTGGAACACATGGATGCTATCATCGATTTTTATAGACAGCGAGATCGAAAGGTTCAGTTCGAAGTCATTCCATCTGTGGTGGATCAGAACTTCTTGAAACGATTAACTGACTCAGGTCTGTATACATCGGGATTTCATTCATCCCTAATCATCAAACCTGAAGAAAAAAACAATCACTCAGATCATATCCGAGTTCAAGAACTTGAAGAGGATCAATTCGAGCTGTACGCTACCATCCATTGCAGGGGGACCGGTTTGTCGGATGATGGTATCCCTTATGTCGCCCAGAATAATAAGGTTCTTTATTATCGTTCAGGTTGGAAGTTTTACATCGCATATGTCAATGACATCCCAGCAGCGGTAAGTGTTCTGTTTATTAAAAATCAAAAGGCATCCTTAACCTTTGCAGCAACATTACCTGAGTTTAGAAATCAGGGTGTACATCAGCAGCTTCTGAATAGAAGAATAACGGAAGCCTTGAATAAGGAATGTAACCTGGTGGTAGGGCAATGTTCATTTTTATCTCAAAGCCATCGAAATATGGAGCATGTTGGGATGAAGTTGGGATATATCCGAACAGCGTGGTCTGAAAGATAA
- a CDS encoding DUF1801 domain-containing protein gives MYKLKTKETDNSVIEFIESVDSPKKREDAYQLLDIFTETTGCTAKMWGPSIIGFGAYHYKYESGHEGDAPLVGFSPRKAKISLYFATGDTERENLLKDFGKHTTGKACVYINKVADINLDVLQALINQSIRFLKETYPSH, from the coding sequence ATGTACAAACTGAAAACAAAAGAAACAGACAACAGTGTCATTGAATTTATTGAAAGTGTTGATAGTCCCAAAAAACGTGAAGACGCGTATCAACTATTGGATATTTTCACTGAAACAACAGGGTGCACAGCAAAGATGTGGGGACCGAGTATTATTGGATTCGGCGCTTATCATTATAAATATGAATCTGGTCACGAAGGTGATGCACCTCTGGTGGGCTTTTCTCCCCGAAAAGCAAAAATCAGTTTGTATTTTGCGACAGGTGACACTGAGCGAGAGAATCTGTTAAAAGACTTTGGAAAACATACGACAGGAAAAGCATGTGTATACATCAATAAAGTTGCAGATATCAATCTAGATGTATTACAAGCTTTAATTAACCAATCCATCAGGTTTTTAAAAGAAACCTATCCGAGTCATTAA
- a CDS encoding GNAT family N-acetyltransferase, producing MDFIYGEYLISDNKEMLDIHAVKAFLSRSYWANKRSDDKIERSIHSSICFGIYKKEVQVGFARVVTDDATMYWLCDVFIHEEYRGQGLGKKLIELITQSDRFKDLMGLLGTLDAHELYEQYQFNRNSERFMIRLPDYLRA from the coding sequence ATGGACTTTATATATGGAGAATACCTCATCAGTGATAACAAAGAAATGCTGGACATCCATGCGGTAAAGGCTTTCTTATCTAGAAGCTATTGGGCCAATAAGAGATCCGATGATAAAATTGAAAGGTCTATCCATTCGTCTATATGTTTTGGGATTTATAAAAAAGAAGTTCAAGTTGGTTTTGCAAGGGTTGTCACAGATGATGCGACAATGTATTGGCTCTGTGATGTTTTTATTCATGAGGAATATAGGGGCCAAGGACTTGGTAAGAAACTAATTGAATTAATAACACAATCGGACCGTTTTAAAGATTTAATGGGGTTACTCGGAACATTAGATGCACATGAATTATATGAACAATATCAATTTAATAGAAATAGTGAACGCTTCATGATAAGACTTCCTGATTATTTGAGGGCGTGA
- a CDS encoding class I SAM-dependent methyltransferase: MESKETFNCIASEYEKYRPTYPDEMFDDIFNYSKAEKEDKILEIGCGTGQATSGLVDREYKNITCIELGDKLAQLTAEKFKSDTSLKVINTSFEEWDGEGSPFKLAVSGTAFHFIDPQFGYRRVWELLEDSGAIGFFWTIHVPMYDEIHNEIRSHYKEFAPHLDDSKLQTPEETINERKAITEGTGNFTRIEVKEYSQILSYTSSDYISLLNTNSKHRQLSEPARNNLLNRIKNSIDRSGGYIYKDHRVALFLGKKLK, translated from the coding sequence GTGGAGAGTAAAGAGACGTTTAATTGTATTGCTAGTGAATATGAAAAATATAGACCCACCTATCCAGATGAAATGTTTGACGATATTTTTAATTATTCAAAAGCAGAAAAAGAGGATAAAATCCTTGAAATCGGTTGCGGAACTGGACAAGCAACAAGTGGATTAGTTGATAGAGAATATAAAAATATCACATGTATTGAATTGGGGGATAAATTAGCACAGCTCACTGCAGAAAAATTCAAATCCGATACATCTCTTAAAGTGATCAATACATCGTTCGAAGAGTGGGACGGTGAAGGTAGTCCTTTTAAATTAGCAGTTTCGGGTACTGCATTTCATTTTATTGATCCTCAGTTTGGTTATCGCAGGGTGTGGGAGTTACTTGAGGATTCAGGTGCAATTGGTTTCTTCTGGACCATTCATGTGCCAATGTACGATGAGATCCATAATGAAATACGATCTCACTATAAAGAGTTTGCACCACATTTGGACGATTCAAAATTACAAACACCTGAAGAAACCATAAATGAAAGAAAAGCGATCACTGAGGGAACAGGTAATTTTACAAGAATAGAAGTTAAAGAATATAGCCAAATCCTTTCATATACAAGCAGCGATTATATTTCTTTGCTTAATACCAATTCAAAGCATAGACAACTGTCTGAACCGGCCAGAAACAATTTGTTAAATAGAATCAAAAATTCTATTGATAGATCAGGTGGATATATTTATAAAGACCATAGAGTTGCATTGTTTTTAGGAAAGAAGTTGAAGTAA
- a CDS encoding phosphotransferase produces MSEHEELLDGGNVNKVTKVGNTVRRDAKPNPYVYELLVHLEKVGYAHSPKYLGRDEQGREILSYLDGVVSGNDYPEIASYMWSDESLDKVAKLLRSYHDATEDFVTTMVSLNKCPKIYSKEEVICHNDFALYNVVFKDRLPVGIIDFDMAGPGPRLWDIVYTLYTAVPLAGFSPGKDEREVVPYNKQDHASERKRRIALFFNSYGMDVPTDLKEWVISRIHFMCSTLSERAASGEIAFIKMIEEGHLAHYEKEVRFLEKHFDDWS; encoded by the coding sequence TTGTCAGAACATGAGGAACTTTTAGATGGAGGCAATGTGAACAAGGTTACTAAAGTTGGAAATACAGTTCGCCGTGATGCTAAACCGAATCCGTATGTATATGAATTGCTTGTGCACCTTGAAAAGGTGGGTTATGCGCATTCCCCGAAATACTTGGGACGCGATGAGCAGGGGAGAGAGATCCTTTCTTACCTGGATGGTGTGGTTTCGGGAAATGACTATCCTGAGATTGCAAGTTATATGTGGTCTGATGAGTCATTAGACAAAGTAGCGAAGCTTTTAAGAAGCTATCATGATGCGACAGAGGATTTTGTTACAACAATGGTTTCTTTGAATAAATGCCCAAAGATATATTCAAAGGAAGAAGTAATCTGTCATAACGATTTTGCATTGTATAACGTTGTATTTAAAGATCGGCTTCCTGTCGGAATCATCGATTTTGACATGGCAGGACCTGGCCCGCGTCTATGGGATATCGTATATACGTTGTATACAGCCGTCCCGCTTGCAGGCTTTTCACCGGGTAAAGATGAAAGAGAAGTCGTTCCCTATAATAAACAGGATCATGCATCTGAGCGGAAAAGACGTATAGCATTATTTTTTAATTCTTATGGTATGGATGTGCCGACAGATCTGAAGGAGTGGGTGATTTCTCGAATTCATTTCATGTGTTCTACACTATCTGAGCGGGCGGCGTCTGGAGAAATAGCTTTTATCAAAATGATTGAAGAGGGTCATTTGGCTCATTATGAGAAGGAAGTAAGGTTCCTTGAGAAGCATTTCGATGACTGGAGTTAA
- a CDS encoding NUDIX domain-containing protein — protein MKNNIVVVVKGVIENKGRVLILKRSAADEVAAGSWETVGGKIDFGEELEEALAREVKEEAGIEVSVEKLQ, from the coding sequence TTGAAAAACAACATCGTTGTTGTGGTTAAGGGAGTCATTGAAAATAAAGGTAGGGTACTGATATTAAAACGTTCAGCTGCAGATGAGGTTGCCGCTGGAAGCTGGGAAACCGTTGGTGGAAAGATCGATTTTGGAGAAGAACTAGAAGAAGCTTTGGCTCGTGAAGTGAAAGAAGAAGCTGGAATTGAAGTGAGTGTTGAGAAGTTACAGTAA
- a CDS encoding GNAT family N-acetyltransferase → MKEENIHIRWANATDAEELLKLNDAFNGVGTSIEEVIDSLALSNELIALAVIDDQAVGFACAQYFKSFCYRDLQGEITEMYIAEIARRRGLATLLIAFIEEELKARGVTSVKILTGHRNEMAIKTYEKSNYARKEEVLLQKKL, encoded by the coding sequence TTGAAAGAAGAGAACATTCATATACGATGGGCGAACGCAACGGATGCAGAAGAGCTTCTAAAGCTCAATGATGCTTTTAATGGAGTAGGTACATCCATAGAAGAAGTAATAGATAGCCTTGCTTTATCTAATGAGTTGATTGCTCTAGCTGTGATTGACGATCAGGCAGTTGGATTCGCTTGTGCTCAATATTTTAAGTCTTTTTGTTATCGTGATCTCCAGGGAGAAATCACAGAAATGTATATTGCCGAAATTGCCCGGAGAAGAGGATTGGCTACGTTGTTAATTGCTTTTATAGAGGAGGAACTCAAAGCACGAGGTGTTACCAGTGTAAAGATCCTGACAGGCCATAGAAATGAAATGGCTATAAAGACATACGAAAAATCAAACTATGCCAGAAAGGAAGAAGTATTGTTACAAAAGAAACTATGA